One Cervus canadensis isolate Bull #8, Minnesota chromosome 12, ASM1932006v1, whole genome shotgun sequence DNA window includes the following coding sequences:
- the VXN gene encoding vexin: MHQIYSCSDENIEVFTTVIPSKVTSPARRRVKSSQHLLTKNVVVESDLYAPRPLELLPHRTDRRDGDGRRSGRFQNPRLQGPHPAKTPARPVGTSEPKSANLCGNRTYGKALMPPVARISVKAPTVLEAAAPGSENVAVLTRGSRHLKKMTEEFPTLPQGAEASLPLTGSAPCGMPSILRKMWTRHKKKSEYVGATNSAFEAD; the protein is encoded by the exons ATGCATCAGATTTACAGCTGCAGTGATGAAAATATAGAAGTTTTCACCACCGTGATTCCTTCCAAGG TGACAAGTCCAGCCAGAAGAAGAGTCAAAAGCTCTCAACACCTCTTAACCAAGAAT GTGGTGGTCGAGTCAGACCTCTACGCGCCGCGGCCCCTGGAGCTGCTGCCGCACCGCACCGACCGCCGCGACGGTGACGGCCGCAGGTCGGGCCGCTTCCAGAACCCACGGCTGCAGGGTCCCCATCCGGCCAAGACTCCCGCCAGGCCTG TGGGGACATCGGAACCCAAATCAGCAAATCTGTGTGGGAATCGAACATATGGCAAAGCTTTG ATGCCTCCGGTGGCCCGGATCTCCGTGAAAGCCCCCACGGTCCTGGAGGCGGCAGCCCCAGGCTCGGAGAATGTAGCTGTGCTGACTAGAGG ATCCAGACACCTCAAGAAGATGACTGAAGAATTTCCAACCCTCCCTCAGGGAGCAGAAGCCTCCCTCCCGCTAACAGGAAGTGCTCCCTGCGGCATGCCAAGCATCCTCCGGAAAATGTGGACCAGGCACAAGAAGAAGTCTGAGTACGTGGGAGCTACCAACAGTGCCTTCGAGGCTGACTAA